From Rhododendron vialii isolate Sample 1 chromosome 10a, ASM3025357v1, the proteins below share one genomic window:
- the LOC131303336 gene encoding uncharacterized protein LOC131303336 isoform X1, with protein sequence MDYNHKLVLAPMVRVGTLPLRLLAAEYGADITYGEEIIDHKLIKCERRINEVIGTTDIVEKGTENVVFRTCHEESDRVVFQMGTSDAVRALAAAQIVCKDVAAVDVNMGCPKSFSISGGMGAALLNKPELIHDILTTLKRNLDTPVTCKIRLLNSSQHTVELARRIEKAGVSALAVHGRRVADRPRDPAKWSEIADVVAALSIPVIANGDVFEYEDIERIKLTTGATSVMVARGALWNASIFSPKGKVPWEEVKREYVKKSILWDNDVKSTKHTLKEMIMHFSCLELPEGKAVTKSETLADLAQLYGEDNYYDFVNANRFSNGRR encoded by the exons ATGGACTACAACCACAAGCTCGTCCTCGCTCCTATGGTTCGCGTt ggTACATTGCCGCTTAGGCTACTGGCTGCAGAATACGGTGCAGATATAACATACGGAGAGGAGATAATTGATCATAAACTCATCAAATGTGAGCGCCGAATCAACG AGGTGATTGGGACTACTGATATTGTGGAGAAGGGAACTGAGAATGTTGTTTTCAGGACCTGCCACGAGGAAAGTGATCGGGTAGTATTTCAGATGGGAACTTCTGATGCTGTGAGGGCTCTGGCTGCTGCCCAGATTGT GTGCAAAGATGTTGCAGCCGTTGATGTCAATATGGGTtgtccaaaatcattttctattAGTGGAGGAATGGGTGCTGCACTACTGAATAAACCAGAGCTCATCCATGAT ATTTTGACAACATTAAAGAGAAATTTGGACACGCCAGTGACATGTAAGATTCGACTTCTAAATTCCTCCCAGCATACTGTGGAATTGGCGCGGAGAATCGAGAAAGCTGGTGTTTCTGCTCTTGCTGTCCATGGAAG AAGAGTTGCAGATAGGCCCAGGGATCCTGCTAAATGGAGTGAGATTGCGGATGTTGTAGCAGCACTCTCTATTCCTGTCATAGCAAATGGTGATGTCTTTGAATATGAAGACATTGAACGCATTAAACTGACAACAG GTGCCACATCTGTGATGGTTGCTAGAGGCGCTCTTTGGAATGcttctattttctctcctaAAGGCAAAGTACCGTGGGAAGAGGTGAAAAGAGAATATGTTAAGAAG AGCATCTTGTGGGATAATGATGTTAAGAGCACAAAGCACACTTTGAAGGAAATGATAATGCATTTTTCTTGCCTTGAACTGCCGGAGGGAAAGGCTGTTACTAAATCAGAAACGTTAGCAGATCTAGC ACAACTTTATGGGGAGGACAACTATTATGATTTTGTCAATGCCAACCGGTTCTCCAATGGAAGACGATGA
- the LOC131303336 gene encoding uncharacterized protein LOC131303336 isoform X3 translates to MDYNHKLVLAPMVRVGTLPLRLLAAEYGADITYGEEIIDHKLIKCERRINEVIGTTDIVEKGTENVVFRTCHEESDRVVFQMGTSDAVRALAAAQIVCKDVAAVDVNMGCPKSFSISGGMGAALLNKPELIHDILTTLKRNLDTPVTCKIRLLNSSQHTVELARRIEKAGVSALAVHGRRVADRPRDPAKWSEIADVVAALSIPVIANGDVFEYEDIERIKLTTGATSVMVARGALWNASIFSPKGKVPWEEVKREYVKKTTLWGGQLL, encoded by the exons ATGGACTACAACCACAAGCTCGTCCTCGCTCCTATGGTTCGCGTt ggTACATTGCCGCTTAGGCTACTGGCTGCAGAATACGGTGCAGATATAACATACGGAGAGGAGATAATTGATCATAAACTCATCAAATGTGAGCGCCGAATCAACG AGGTGATTGGGACTACTGATATTGTGGAGAAGGGAACTGAGAATGTTGTTTTCAGGACCTGCCACGAGGAAAGTGATCGGGTAGTATTTCAGATGGGAACTTCTGATGCTGTGAGGGCTCTGGCTGCTGCCCAGATTGT GTGCAAAGATGTTGCAGCCGTTGATGTCAATATGGGTtgtccaaaatcattttctattAGTGGAGGAATGGGTGCTGCACTACTGAATAAACCAGAGCTCATCCATGAT ATTTTGACAACATTAAAGAGAAATTTGGACACGCCAGTGACATGTAAGATTCGACTTCTAAATTCCTCCCAGCATACTGTGGAATTGGCGCGGAGAATCGAGAAAGCTGGTGTTTCTGCTCTTGCTGTCCATGGAAG AAGAGTTGCAGATAGGCCCAGGGATCCTGCTAAATGGAGTGAGATTGCGGATGTTGTAGCAGCACTCTCTATTCCTGTCATAGCAAATGGTGATGTCTTTGAATATGAAGACATTGAACGCATTAAACTGACAACAG GTGCCACATCTGTGATGGTTGCTAGAGGCGCTCTTTGGAATGcttctattttctctcctaAAGGCAAAGTACCGTGGGAAGAGGTGAAAAGAGAATATGTTAAGAAG ACAACTTTATGGGGAGGACAACTATTATGA
- the LOC131303336 gene encoding uncharacterized protein LOC131303336 isoform X2 has product MDYNHKLVLAPMGTLPLRLLAAEYGADITYGEEIIDHKLIKCERRINEVIGTTDIVEKGTENVVFRTCHEESDRVVFQMGTSDAVRALAAAQIVCKDVAAVDVNMGCPKSFSISGGMGAALLNKPELIHDILTTLKRNLDTPVTCKIRLLNSSQHTVELARRIEKAGVSALAVHGRRVADRPRDPAKWSEIADVVAALSIPVIANGDVFEYEDIERIKLTTGATSVMVARGALWNASIFSPKGKVPWEEVKREYVKKSILWDNDVKSTKHTLKEMIMHFSCLELPEGKAVTKSETLADLAQLYGEDNYYDFVNANRFSNGRR; this is encoded by the exons ATGGACTACAACCACAAGCTCGTCCTCGCTCCTATG ggTACATTGCCGCTTAGGCTACTGGCTGCAGAATACGGTGCAGATATAACATACGGAGAGGAGATAATTGATCATAAACTCATCAAATGTGAGCGCCGAATCAACG AGGTGATTGGGACTACTGATATTGTGGAGAAGGGAACTGAGAATGTTGTTTTCAGGACCTGCCACGAGGAAAGTGATCGGGTAGTATTTCAGATGGGAACTTCTGATGCTGTGAGGGCTCTGGCTGCTGCCCAGATTGT GTGCAAAGATGTTGCAGCCGTTGATGTCAATATGGGTtgtccaaaatcattttctattAGTGGAGGAATGGGTGCTGCACTACTGAATAAACCAGAGCTCATCCATGAT ATTTTGACAACATTAAAGAGAAATTTGGACACGCCAGTGACATGTAAGATTCGACTTCTAAATTCCTCCCAGCATACTGTGGAATTGGCGCGGAGAATCGAGAAAGCTGGTGTTTCTGCTCTTGCTGTCCATGGAAG AAGAGTTGCAGATAGGCCCAGGGATCCTGCTAAATGGAGTGAGATTGCGGATGTTGTAGCAGCACTCTCTATTCCTGTCATAGCAAATGGTGATGTCTTTGAATATGAAGACATTGAACGCATTAAACTGACAACAG GTGCCACATCTGTGATGGTTGCTAGAGGCGCTCTTTGGAATGcttctattttctctcctaAAGGCAAAGTACCGTGGGAAGAGGTGAAAAGAGAATATGTTAAGAAG AGCATCTTGTGGGATAATGATGTTAAGAGCACAAAGCACACTTTGAAGGAAATGATAATGCATTTTTCTTGCCTTGAACTGCCGGAGGGAAAGGCTGTTACTAAATCAGAAACGTTAGCAGATCTAGC ACAACTTTATGGGGAGGACAACTATTATGATTTTGTCAATGCCAACCGGTTCTCCAATGGAAGACGATGA